A region of Verrucomicrobiota bacterium DNA encodes the following proteins:
- a CDS encoding thioesterase family protein, whose product MSETNHASTRQAVQTPAFSHTITFRVRYSETDQMGTFYNSRPLEWFEVGRTELLRQLGIPYTEMETRGAFLPLVESHVEYLGRARYDDPLRMTCTMTIEGRARLRCDVEIVHAETGKKVTRGYTIHAFTDPVGKPIRPPGWFLGVLQA is encoded by the coding sequence ATGAGTGAAACCAATCACGCATCCACCCGGCAGGCGGTCCAGACGCCTGCTTTTTCCCATACCATCACGTTTCGGGTGCGTTACAGCGAGACGGACCAGATGGGCACCTTCTATAACTCCCGCCCCTTGGAATGGTTCGAGGTGGGACGCACGGAATTACTGCGGCAGCTCGGCATCCCGTACACGGAGATGGAAACGCGTGGTGCCTTTCTGCCGCTGGTGGAATCCCACGTAGAATATCTGGGGCGCGCCCGATATGATGACCCGCTGCGCATGACTTGCACCATGACCATTGAGGGGCGGGCACGACTACGTTGCGACGTGGAGATTGTCCACGCTGAGACCGGCAAGAAGGTGACGCGCGGCTACACGATCCACGCGTTCACCGATCCTGTCGGCAAGCCGATTCGCCCGCCCGGTTGGTTCCTGGGCGTGCTGCAAGCCTAA
- a CDS encoding DUF1080 domain-containing protein produces MKYAIPSCCSWMFTCAASLGISQVIAFTAVPPAGYQAIFNGQDLSGWWGATTEDPRKYLALSPEDFKQKHDASLPDIQAHWRVENEELINDGKGLYLTTDKNYRDFELLLDYRTVPKADSGIYLKGTPQVQIWDYTEQAKFKLGADKGSGGLWNNRAGSPGKDPAVLADKPFGEWNHFKVVQLGTRTWVWLNDKQVVENAIHENYYDKARVIPLPPEGPLQLQTHGGEIRWRNVFVHEPSAEEANAMLRGKDPEGFEPIFNGKDFTGWDGPIDNYEVKDGAIVCKPKKGGTIFTKEEYSDFIVRLEINLPPGGNNGLAIRYPGQGDTAYVGMCEIQVLDDNYEKARNAKIDPRQAHGSAYGMVAAQRGYHRPNGQWNYEEVTVVGSKIKVELNGTVILDCDLSKVTEYMGNHPHPGKDRTQGFFGFAGHNDPVMFRNISIKKLK; encoded by the coding sequence CGCCTCGCTGGGAATCAGCCAGGTCATTGCCTTCACCGCCGTTCCACCTGCTGGATATCAAGCCATATTTAACGGCCAGGACCTGAGTGGCTGGTGGGGTGCCACCACCGAGGATCCTCGCAAATACCTGGCGCTCTCGCCGGAAGACTTCAAACAGAAGCACGATGCCAGCCTGCCCGACATCCAAGCGCACTGGCGCGTGGAAAACGAGGAGCTGATCAATGACGGCAAAGGATTGTACCTCACCACCGATAAAAACTACCGCGATTTCGAACTGCTGCTGGATTACCGCACGGTCCCCAAGGCGGATAGCGGCATCTACTTGAAAGGCACGCCACAGGTGCAAATCTGGGATTATACCGAGCAGGCGAAATTCAAGCTCGGCGCCGATAAAGGTTCCGGCGGCCTGTGGAATAATCGCGCCGGCTCGCCCGGCAAAGATCCGGCGGTGCTCGCTGATAAACCGTTTGGCGAATGGAATCATTTCAAGGTGGTGCAACTCGGCACCCGCACTTGGGTCTGGCTGAATGATAAGCAGGTGGTGGAGAACGCCATCCATGAGAATTATTACGACAAGGCGCGCGTGATTCCGCTGCCGCCTGAAGGTCCGCTGCAACTTCAAACGCACGGTGGAGAAATCCGGTGGCGCAACGTGTTTGTGCATGAACCATCCGCCGAGGAGGCCAACGCCATGTTGCGCGGCAAAGACCCCGAAGGGTTTGAGCCGATCTTCAACGGCAAGGACTTTACCGGTTGGGACGGCCCGATTGACAATTACGAAGTCAAAGACGGAGCCATTGTCTGCAAGCCGAAGAAGGGCGGCACCATCTTCACCAAGGAAGAGTATTCGGATTTCATTGTCCGCCTTGAAATTAACCTGCCGCCCGGCGGCAACAACGGCCTGGCCATCCGCTATCCCGGCCAGGGCGATACTGCTTATGTGGGCATGTGTGAAATCCAAGTGCTGGACGACAATTATGAAAAGGCCCGCAATGCCAAGATAGACCCGCGCCAAGCGCATGGCTCCGCCTACGGCATGGTGGCGGCCCAACGCGGTTACCACCGGCCCAACGGTCAATGGAATTACGAGGAGGTGACGGTGGTAGGCTCCAAGATCAAGGTGGAACTGAATGGCACGGTGATTCTCGATTGCGACCTCTCCAAGGTTACTGAATACATGGGAAATCATCCGCACCCGGGCAAGGATCGGACGCAGGGCTTCTTTGGGTTTGCGGGTCACAACGATCCGGTCATGTTTCGCAATATCTCCATTAAGAAGTTGAAGTAA
- a CDS encoding alpha-L-arabinofuranosidase C-terminal domain-containing protein yields the protein MKINTRYLVATAASLVVMAGQLTAGEPVKLNTGKVNTPISPYIYGQFIEHLGRCIYGGIWAEILEDRKFYYPITDTYNPWGTDSDKQWNAGEFRFLNGSPWKVIGAPGTVAMDTNKPYVGQQTPLIHCDGKLAGISQEGLSVLKGHKYEGRIILAGDATAAPILVRLVSDKGAVHEQKIAHLTPGFKTYEIEFSVGTNSENTRLEIVSKGKGSFKIGTVSLMPSDNIQGWRRDVIALLKELNSPVYRWPGGNFVSGYNWRDGIGNRDQRPPRKNPAWKGVEHNDVGIHEYMELMALLKTEPYVAVNTGLGTVEEVAAEVEYCNGTTATPMGKLRAKNGHSAPYHIKWWAVGNEMYGKWQLGHMPMAEYVKKHNQVAEAMWKVDPQIKLVGVGAAGDWTKTMFTVCAGHMDLISEHIYCKEKPDVQEHTKQLAKSIQRVATAHREYRNSIPELKGKNIRIAMDEWNFWYGNYIYGELGCRYYHKDGLGVAMGLHEYFRNSDLYFMANYAQTVNVIGCIKTTRSAAAFETTGLVLKLYRQHFGSVPIELSQPTGNLDVSAAWTADFKAITVAVVNPTATAETLALDLTAFNTDKVQQWLIQNSDPQSFNEPGKPPGVIIKESRVKIAKNQVSAPGYSVALYRIPLR from the coding sequence ATGAAAATTAATACCAGATACCTTGTAGCAACGGCGGCCAGCCTGGTCGTCATGGCGGGCCAACTCACCGCTGGTGAGCCGGTCAAACTGAACACGGGCAAGGTGAACACACCGATCAGCCCGTACATCTACGGCCAGTTTATTGAGCATCTGGGCCGCTGCATCTACGGCGGCATCTGGGCCGAAATACTGGAGGATCGCAAGTTTTATTACCCCATCACCGACACCTACAATCCTTGGGGTACAGATAGCGACAAGCAATGGAACGCGGGGGAATTTCGGTTCCTCAATGGCTCGCCTTGGAAAGTGATTGGCGCGCCGGGGACCGTGGCAATGGACACGAACAAGCCGTACGTAGGGCAACAAACGCCGCTGATCCACTGCGACGGCAAACTCGCCGGGATTTCTCAGGAAGGGTTGTCCGTTCTCAAGGGCCATAAGTACGAAGGGCGAATCATTCTCGCCGGGGATGCCACGGCGGCACCCATCCTGGTGCGCCTGGTTTCTGATAAGGGCGCAGTGCATGAGCAGAAAATCGCCCATCTGACTCCCGGTTTTAAGACCTACGAAATTGAGTTCTCCGTAGGGACCAACAGTGAAAACACCCGGCTGGAAATCGTCAGCAAGGGCAAAGGATCCTTTAAGATTGGGACGGTTTCCTTGATGCCTTCGGATAATATTCAAGGTTGGCGTCGGGATGTAATTGCGTTGCTGAAGGAATTAAACTCGCCGGTGTATCGCTGGCCGGGTGGCAACTTTGTGAGCGGGTACAATTGGCGGGACGGCATCGGCAATCGCGATCAGCGTCCGCCGCGTAAAAATCCTGCTTGGAAAGGCGTGGAGCATAATGACGTGGGGATTCATGAATACATGGAATTGATGGCGCTATTGAAGACGGAGCCGTATGTGGCCGTGAACACCGGCTTGGGCACCGTCGAGGAAGTGGCCGCCGAGGTCGAGTATTGTAACGGAACTACAGCGACGCCGATGGGCAAATTGCGCGCCAAGAACGGGCATTCCGCCCCGTACCATATTAAATGGTGGGCGGTGGGAAATGAGATGTACGGCAAATGGCAGTTGGGCCACATGCCAATGGCAGAATATGTCAAGAAACACAACCAGGTGGCGGAAGCCATGTGGAAAGTGGATCCCCAGATCAAGCTGGTGGGCGTTGGGGCCGCCGGTGATTGGACCAAGACGATGTTTACCGTCTGCGCCGGCCACATGGACCTGATCAGCGAGCATATCTATTGCAAGGAGAAGCCGGATGTCCAGGAGCACACCAAACAACTGGCCAAATCCATTCAGCGCGTGGCTACCGCCCATCGCGAGTATCGCAATTCCATCCCGGAGTTGAAGGGCAAGAATATCCGCATTGCCATGGATGAGTGGAATTTTTGGTACGGCAATTATATCTATGGTGAGTTGGGTTGCCGGTATTACCACAAGGATGGACTGGGCGTCGCCATGGGGCTGCATGAATACTTCCGTAACAGCGACCTCTACTTCATGGCCAATTACGCTCAGACGGTTAATGTCATTGGCTGCATCAAGACCACCCGCTCCGCCGCCGCGTTCGAGACTACCGGCTTGGTGCTAAAGTTATATCGGCAGCACTTTGGGTCGGTGCCCATCGAGCTTTCCCAACCCACGGGTAACCTGGACGTCTCCGCCGCGTGGACCGCTGATTTTAAGGCCATCACCGTGGCGGTGGTGAATCCCACCGCGACCGCCGAAACGCTGGCGCTGGATTTGACGGCGTTCAATACGGATAAGGTTCAACAATGGCTGATTCAAAATTCAGACCCGCAAAGTTTCAACGAGCCCGGCAAGCCCCCCGGTGTGATCATCAAGGAATCGCGGGTGAAGATTGCGAAGAACCAAGTGTCGGCCCCGGGATACTCCGTGGCGCTGTATCGGATTCCGCTACGTTAA
- a CDS encoding Gfo/Idh/MocA family oxidoreductase, giving the protein MKKTFTAHRREFLKQLTLAGIAAPFITSDLLAQSPNSILRHASFGAAGMAGSDISSFGAAKFLKLVAVAEVDTTRVAKLKERLPDVKVYQDWRELLDKEAKNLDSVNVSTPDHMHGPIAMSALQAGKHVYCQKPLAHDIYEVRQLTRVAKEKKLVSQMGIQIHSDTSYRMAVKFVQEGVIGKIKEVHAFSDKKWGDLLPRPDKTDPIPDGFDWNLWLGVCAERPFIGTGYYHPSNWRKRLDFGTGTFGDMGCHIYDPVFNALALTSPLSVRSEGLVPNAHNWATDAVIHYVFPGTPFTEEKTVKVTWYDGGQRPPAEVQALLPADRKLPGQGSVFIGTKGAMLLPHIAKPELYPDTTYKDFQYPKLEPQNHYVQFAEACTGKGKTSAGFDYSGPLTEAVLLGGVATRFPKTTLEWDGAHLKFTNLADANQYIRRTYRKGWEIKGLS; this is encoded by the coding sequence ATGAAGAAAACATTTACCGCTCACCGTCGCGAGTTCCTCAAGCAACTCACGCTGGCCGGCATTGCCGCGCCCTTTATCACGAGCGATCTGCTGGCGCAATCACCCAACAGCATTCTGCGCCACGCCAGCTTTGGCGCGGCGGGGATGGCGGGTTCGGATATCAGCAGCTTTGGCGCGGCCAAATTCCTCAAGCTGGTGGCAGTGGCGGAAGTGGACACCACCCGGGTGGCCAAGCTGAAAGAACGCTTACCGGACGTGAAGGTGTATCAGGACTGGCGCGAACTGCTGGACAAGGAGGCGAAGAATCTGGATTCCGTCAACGTCTCAACCCCGGACCACATGCATGGCCCGATTGCCATGTCGGCCCTGCAAGCGGGCAAACATGTGTACTGCCAAAAGCCGCTGGCTCACGACATTTACGAAGTCCGGCAACTCACCCGAGTCGCGAAAGAAAAAAAGCTGGTCTCCCAGATGGGGATTCAAATCCATTCTGATACTTCGTATCGCATGGCGGTGAAATTCGTGCAGGAAGGGGTGATCGGCAAAATCAAGGAAGTCCACGCCTTCAGTGACAAGAAATGGGGCGATCTGCTACCGCGTCCCGATAAGACCGACCCAATACCCGACGGTTTTGATTGGAACCTGTGGCTGGGAGTGTGCGCGGAGCGCCCGTTTATTGGCACCGGTTATTATCATCCAAGCAATTGGCGCAAACGCCTGGACTTTGGCACCGGCACGTTTGGCGACATGGGCTGCCACATCTATGATCCCGTTTTCAACGCGCTGGCGTTGACTTCACCGTTATCGGTGCGCTCCGAGGGGCTTGTGCCCAATGCGCATAACTGGGCCACGGATGCGGTCATTCATTATGTATTCCCAGGCACTCCGTTCACTGAGGAAAAGACCGTGAAGGTGACTTGGTACGATGGCGGACAACGTCCACCCGCCGAGGTGCAAGCCCTGCTGCCAGCAGACCGAAAACTGCCGGGTCAAGGCTCGGTTTTCATCGGCACCAAAGGGGCCATGCTGCTGCCGCACATCGCGAAGCCGGAACTCTACCCGGACACCACCTATAAAGACTTTCAATACCCAAAACTGGAACCGCAGAACCATTACGTCCAGTTTGCCGAAGCCTGCACGGGCAAGGGCAAGACCTCGGCTGGTTTTGATTATTCCGGTCCCTTGACGGAAGCAGTGCTGTTGGGTGGCGTAGCGACCCGTTTCCCCAAGACCACGCTGGAATGGGACGGCGCGCATCTCAAATTCACCAACTTGGCCGATGCCAACCAATACATTCGCCGCACGTATCGCAAAGGTTGGGAAATCAAGGGGCTCTCTTAA